The window CCTCCTTCCCTGATCCATGTGGGAGCACTGGAATCACTTccccagcagcatttccatCTGAGTCCTCCCACTCTCACCAGTGTAGGGACCGACCTGTCCActctgggggcacagggagaggcaggCATTGGATTTGTGCTGCATCAACCCTCCCCAACGTTCCCACGTGTTCATTTTCACATCATTTCCCAGGGAGTGGGTTCCTGGAGCCATGCCACattccagcacagctcccatcTGGAAACAGTACCCCAAGACCTCCAGCTGCACCAAACCTCTGACCCAGAGGGattctctgctctccagggctCTCCCACTGGTTTATCACCACCCAAGTCCCTCCCCTTGCAGTCAGGTTATTTCAATCCCACTAgatccctccttcccagctggtTCCCACCCCAGCTCTTCAAGGACAGACTCCAGagcccaaaaaaaccccaaggagaATGCATATTTCCAGACAAAGGCTGTTTTGGGAGTACTGTGGGAGCCTGTCCCCACGCCACATGCTGTCCCTCACCATCACCCTCCAAGGGGGGACCACTGCTCCCAACCCTCCCATTCCCAAAAACACTCACCTTGGAGCAGGTGCCTCGTTCCAGCAGGCTCTGTGGGCCCGGGGGGCAGCCACTGATGTCCCATAGATGTGCTGCCAGGTGCTGTGTGACTCGTGGAGGTGGCTCTGTGGGCGGCATGTCCTCGCCTCCCCTCTCCTCACCAGCAGCCAGATCCCGCTGTACCAGCCCCCATGGACAGCCAGTTTCCTGAGGGGAATGGGACAGGAGGGGCAGTTGGCAGCTGCTGTCCCACAAgagctgtggggcagctggAGCATCACCCCAGTGTGCAGAGGAAAGGGCTTCACCTTGGAGGGATCCGTGCTGCTCGTCATCAGCCCGGCCTTGAGGCTGGAATGGACACAGAGGACAGACAGTTACTCCCTGTGGTACTCCCAGATCCTCCTGTGGCTCCCACAACCTCTCAGGGATGTCTTGGGGCTGGTACAGGCACCCCCGTGGGGACCAGGACTGTTCCCTGCCCACCCACTGCAAACCCTGATTGGACGTGGGGAGAGACCAGAACAGTTCAGGTCCCAAAGCAGCCTCATCTCTGACCCTGCAAGGACCACGGGGCCACCTCTGCCCCCTCAGAGAGGGGACTGTCCCTCCCAGCCATGTTCCAGGcccccccagcctgcccagtACGTACTGCACGAACTTGCACTTGGGTCCCTCTGGGCAGAACCCCACCAGGTAGTTGGCACACATCACCCTCCGCGTGTGCTTGTACTTGCACCGGGGACCTGCCACGCAGAGCAGACGTTTGCAGGGACACGTCACACCGGGATTTTGGGAGCTCAGCTTTCCCAGCAGCCCCGGTGAACTCTTTGCTGCCCCAAGCCCAAACCCCCACCGGGTTCTTGTCCCACTCCCAGCCACCCTGCGGGTCACCCCGCTGTGGCTCGGCCACCTCAGAGGGGGCAGGAGGTTGTGCCAGCAGCGGGGTCCGGTCCCACATCACCGGTGGGCAcccgggcagcccctgcccaccctcccccGTCCCAGCAGCTCACCGTGCCTGCAGAACCCGCGGTCGTACCAGGGACAGCCCATGGTGCTGGGGGTGGCATCGACGTGCAGGAAGGGACAGTCCTTGTTGCTGCACTCGCCTGCGGGAGGCAAGGGGTGGCACAGGTGGGATAAACAAAACAGAGTGGGAATCACTCAGGGatgggctggaggggaggaacTGGGGTGCCCTGAGAGCACCCGGGTTTGGACCGGAGGAACACCAGGGGGGGTGACAGCAGCACTTCTTCCCGCAGTCAGGAGGTGGCATCAGGAGCTTGCTCGAGGCCAGCCCGGAGGGACACgagtgctgggaggggacaggctCCGCGAGGGGTGGGAAGAGGCTTTCCGGGGCGCACAGCCCGCTCCTGCACCTACCAAACTTGGAGTAGAAATGGCACTCGGGCATCCCGGTGGCGTCGTGCTCGTGGAGGAAGTCGCAGCCGTCGCCCCTCTTGCAGAGCCCCCGCAGCCAGTGCCTGCACACCGCGGTCTTGGCCCCGCCACCGCGCCTGGAGGGGCCCTGCACGCCTGGCCATGGCACCCCTGTCACAGCCAGCCTGTCCCCCACGGCCCCCCCCGTCCTCCCTgcacccagcacccccagctcgGGACACACCAGCAGGAGCTTTCCTGGGTGTGGAGGAGGTTTGAAGCACCCACTGGGCACTCGGGGCTCAGTTCACCTGGCACTGCCAAGGTCTGGGTGCCCTGGACGTgtctgagccccccccagcacagggagctgtgacAGGACCCTGTCCCCAACTTACTGTCCACCCCCGGGAAGGGCAGGGGCCGagctccttgctgctgctccacatCAGCCTCCAGGTCAAACCTGATCTTCTCCACACCAGCCACCAACTCCTGCATCACCCCCGCTCTGGCAAgagccccctccagcctggcacagacagggaaggaagcagggaaagaggcaGAGAAGCACAGCTCACAGGGCCCAGCAGTGGAGCTGCccaaggaaaacacagctctgccaaGGGAGCACCACACTCTGAGGgtccctgcagccaccctgggccccagcagcactcagaaaccctcctcctccccagccagaGCAAAGCCAACCCAGGCAGCCGCCCGGAGCGCTCCATTTAGAGCGGGAAGCTGCCCACATCTGATCCCAATTTGCAGCCCTGATtgcctggtgctgcagctgaggagctCAGCCCCTGGCCCCATCCATCCCCCTCactgcctccctgctcccacatcTGCTTTTGCTCCAGAAAAACCAGCTGGGGCTGGCCAGGAGCTGGGTTAACCCCTCACTCCGAGGCCTTAAACGTGGAGCCAAACGTGGCTGGAGTGCTGGAGTTATGCATTCCCATAGCATGGGATGGATCCTGCGTGGGTGCTGTTGTGCTCTGGGTGTGCTGAGCATGCTCTGGgtgcacagcagcaccagccccactCTCCAGCACCTGGCAGGACAGACCCCAGGCTCCTGGAGGGGCAGCCAGGTCACTGTGCATCCCAATGAatcttggaatggtttgggttgggagggaccttaaagctcctctcATTCCACttcctgccacgggcagggacaccttccactagctcaggcTGCTCAGAAGCCACTCCAGTCCCAGCTGTTGGGCTGGGGGCTTCCACGTGTGCCAGGCTCCAGTGGCACGTTCCAGGCGAGGCCACGGTGCTTCCCGGAGCCCGCCCGGCACAGCCCACCCAGCTCTGGATTTACCCTCACGCTCCGTCCTCCTCCGTCACGCGGCTCCCGCGGCCCGTGCATCGCCTGGGGCGCCGTGGGCTGACACATCGGGATGGAGACCTGCTCCCATTCTGTCACTAGGGATAAAGGCACTGGACCAGCGCTGCCGGAGCTCTGCCCATGGGGCCACAGCCCTGTGCAAGGTGCTGGGCAcccacccagcacccacccagcacccacccagCACCCGTGTGGCCACATCCTGGACCCACCTCGGGGGTGTGACAGGATGTCCCACCCCGTGCCGTGCCCGTGGGTGGTTTtgggaggctgggggtgcagccTGTGCTCCCCTGCAGCAGGCACTGGCAGGACACTGGGctggtggcagtgctgctggggaacAGTGTTActccccaccagcccaggtcCCGTTGGGCtgaccctgtccctgctcactcGTGGCATTCCAGGGCCTCCTCCCTGTCCTGTGGTGTCCCGGGTGTGCTcagcagcccagcacacacTTTCTGCCCCGTCAGCTCGTGGTACTGCAGCGCTGCCGAGCGGGAGCCTGGAGCCGACAGGCGTCACAAAGATCAGGGCGGCCGAGTGACGGTCACAGGCAGCCCGTGAAGGGTCACCCCAGggcccccccatccccacagccccagggagcaAGGGGGTCCTGGCAGAGGGTGCAAAGCCCAGGGagccaccctgccctgctggtTTGTGTCAGAGCACCCCTCGGGGACAGGAGGAGCCAGGTGTCCCCCAGCAGCCTGGTGACCTCCCAGGGGACAGCGACCAGGACCATCGGCTCGGGGGATGGACACGGGACCCTGGCACAGGACAgggggctgtgccctggcaaTGGGGGCAGAGGCAGCCTGGTGAGCTCAGAGCtaccagctgcagctgctgttgttCTCCCTGTCCCAGACAATGGCCCAATGTCCCCTGCCCAGGGTGTTGTGTCCTGCCAAGAGCACGCACAGGACC is drawn from Chiroxiphia lanceolata isolate bChiLan1 chromosome 19, bChiLan1.pri, whole genome shotgun sequence and contains these coding sequences:
- the CPSF4L gene encoding putative cleavage and polyadenylation specificity factor subunit 4-like protein; protein product: MQELVAGVEKIRFDLEADVEQQQGARPLPFPGVDSVQGPSRRGGGAKTAVCRHWLRGLCKRGDGCDFLHEHDATGMPECHFYSKFGECSNKDCPFLHVDATPSTMGCPWYDRGFCRHGPRCKYKHTRRVMCANYLVGFCPEGPKCKFVHLKAGLMTSSTDPSKETGCPWGLVQRDLAAGEERGGEDMPPTEPPPRVTQHLAAHLWDISGCPPGPQSLLERGTCSKSGQVGPYTGESGRTQMEMLLGK